The Pelagibacterium halotolerans B2 genome has a segment encoding these proteins:
- the scpA gene encoding methylmalonyl-CoA mutase, translated as MGKSPRDVWSHIASAELRDIPLDSLRRDYGGLEVEPVYLGEDGAIPGVEPFTRGVRATMYANRPWTIRQYAGFSTAEESNRFYRRALERGQKGLSVAFDLATHRGYDSDHPRVVGDVGKAGVAIDSVEDMRLLFDGIPLDEMSVSMTMNGAVIPVLAMFIVAAEEQGVSPEKLSGTIQNDILKEFMVRNTYIYPPEPSMRIVGDIIAYTAEHMPKFNSISISGYHMHEAGATAIQELAYTLADGIDYVRAAQARGLDIDKFAGRLSFFFGIGMNFFVEVAKLRAARTLWSKIMTDLGATDPRSKMLRTHCQTSGVSLTEQDPYNNIVRTAYEALAAVLGGTQSLHTNSFDEAIALPSETSSRIARNTQLILQHETKITDVVDPLGGSHYIEDLTRQLVEKAQALIDEVEAQGGMTKAVQSGEPKLAIEKAAAIRQAAIDRGEEVIVGVNRYRLDTEDAIETLEIDNAKVRAGQIARLKTVRRTRDEARCQSALNALREYAAMDEGNLLDAAVAAARARATLGEISQAMEDVFGRYDATTRVLSGVYSQSYAGDPQYEEVATRIKEFERSYGRAPALFIAKMGQDGHDRGAKVIATAFADLGFVVHMGSLFETPHEVAAHAGELGVDAVGVSSLAAGHKTLVPELIAALRERGLKDVAVVVGGVIPSTDYEFLRKAGVLDIFGPGTNVLDAAYSVLNAIEGRLSNR; from the coding sequence ATGGGCAAATCCCCGCGTGATGTCTGGTCTCATATCGCCAGCGCGGAACTGCGCGACATCCCGCTCGACAGCCTTCGCCGCGATTATGGCGGGCTCGAGGTCGAGCCGGTCTATCTGGGCGAGGATGGCGCCATCCCCGGCGTCGAGCCGTTCACGCGCGGCGTGCGGGCGACGATGTATGCCAACCGGCCCTGGACCATAAGGCAGTATGCGGGGTTTTCGACCGCCGAGGAGAGCAACCGATTCTATCGCCGGGCGTTGGAGCGTGGGCAGAAGGGGCTATCGGTCGCTTTCGATCTGGCGACCCATCGCGGATATGATTCCGATCATCCTCGGGTTGTCGGGGATGTGGGCAAGGCGGGCGTGGCCATCGATTCCGTCGAGGACATGAGGCTGCTGTTCGATGGCATTCCGCTCGATGAGATGAGCGTATCGATGACCATGAACGGGGCGGTGATCCCGGTTCTGGCCATGTTCATCGTTGCGGCCGAAGAACAGGGCGTGAGCCCCGAAAAACTCTCCGGGACCATTCAGAACGACATTCTCAAAGAGTTCATGGTCCGCAACACCTATATCTATCCGCCCGAGCCCTCCATGCGGATCGTGGGCGACATCATCGCCTATACGGCCGAGCACATGCCCAAATTCAATTCGATCTCGATTTCGGGCTATCACATGCACGAGGCCGGGGCGACGGCGATCCAGGAACTTGCCTATACGCTGGCCGACGGCATTGACTATGTGCGGGCGGCGCAGGCGCGCGGGCTCGATATCGACAAATTCGCGGGGCGGCTGTCGTTCTTTTTCGGCATCGGGATGAATTTTTTCGTCGAGGTTGCAAAGCTTAGGGCAGCGCGCACGCTGTGGTCGAAAATCATGACCGATCTGGGCGCGACCGATCCGCGCTCGAAGATGCTGCGCACCCATTGCCAGACCTCCGGCGTCTCGCTCACCGAGCAGGACCCCTACAACAATATTGTGCGGACCGCTTATGAGGCGCTGGCAGCCGTCTTGGGGGGTACGCAGAGCCTGCACACCAATTCGTTCGATGAGGCCATTGCGCTGCCCTCGGAAACCTCCTCGCGCATCGCGCGCAACACCCAGCTCATCCTGCAGCACGAAACCAAGATCACCGATGTCGTCGATCCGCTGGGCGGCTCCCACTACATCGAGGATCTGACGCGTCAGCTAGTTGAAAAGGCGCAAGCGCTCATCGACGAGGTCGAGGCGCAGGGCGGTATGACAAAGGCCGTACAGTCGGGCGAGCCCAAGCTGGCCATCGAAAAGGCAGCCGCCATTCGCCAGGCTGCGATCGATCGCGGCGAAGAGGTGATCGTCGGCGTCAACCGCTATCGGCTCGACACCGAAGATGCGATTGAAACGCTCGAAATCGACAACGCCAAGGTGCGGGCCGGGCAGATCGCCCGGCTTAAAACCGTAAGGCGCACGCGCGACGAGGCGCGTTGCCAGTCGGCGCTCAATGCCTTGCGCGAATATGCGGCGATGGACGAGGGCAATCTGCTCGACGCTGCCGTGGCCGCGGCGCGGGCCCGCGCCACGCTGGGGGAGATTTCCCAGGCCATGGAAGATGTGTTCGGCCGCTATGATGCGACAACGCGGGTGCTGTCGGGCGTCTATTCCCAAAGTTATGCCGGCGACCCGCAATATGAGGAGGTCGCGACCCGCATCAAGGAATTCGAGCGCTCTTATGGCCGGGCGCCAGCGCTCTTCATCGCCAAGATGGGACAGGACGGCCATGATCGCGGCGCCAAGGTGATCGCGACCGCCTTCGCCGATCTGGGCTTTGTCGTGCATATGGGGTCGCTGTTCGAAACCCCGCATGAGGTGGCGGCGCATGCCGGAGAACTCGGGGTCGACGCTGTGGGTGTTTCGTCGCTGGCGGCGGGGCACAAGACGCTGGTGCCCGAACTGATCGCAGCGCTCAGGGAGCGGGGGCTGAAGGATGTGGCGGTTGTTGTCGGCGGCGTCATTCCCAGTACTGACTATGAATTTCTGCGCAAGGCGGGAGTCCTCGACATTTTCGGACCGGGCACCAATGTGCTCGATGCGGCCTATTCGGTGCTCAATGCCATCGAGGGCAGGTTGAGCAACCGATGA
- a CDS encoding acetyl-CoA carboxylase biotin carboxylase subunit: MFSKILIANRGEIACRVIDTAKKMGIATVAVYSDADKDALHVRMADEAVHIGPATASQSYLDIEKIVAACKQTGAAAVHPGYGFLSENPAFAERLRQEGIYFIGPPVKSIEAMGDKITSKKIAAEAGVSTVPGHMGLIADAAEAAKIAKSIGYPVMIKASAGGGGKGMRIARSDTDVKEAFERSKSEAAASFGDDRIFIEKYIEEPRHIEIQVLADGQGNCIHLGERECSIQRRNQKVIEEAPSPFLDAQTREKMGAQAVALAKAVNYVSAGTVEFIVDRDRNFYFLEMNTRLQVEHPVTELVTGLDLVEEMIRIADGEALRWSQEDVKLEGWAVEARIYAEDPYRNFLPSTGRLRRYRPPAEEASAHLVVRNDTGVDEGGEISPYYDPMVAKLVTWAPTRIEAIDGLAVALDQFEIEGIGNNIPFLSAVTQQKRFREGLLSTNYIADEFPEGFSGVALDDDTLLTLAALACRASFQLETRGFIEPAPLSSGHVIAERSVLIGDRRWDFSIPKSDESFVLMTDDGQPLLIEDGWQPGASLTATEIDGRTLHVKMDRVTSGFRMRYRGADIVAKVVMPHVADLMRHMLKKTPPDMSQFLLCPMPGQIVRLDVAEGDIVEEGQPLAIVEAMKMENVLRAERKARVAGLKAVAGDVLAVDAVIMEFEAV, translated from the coding sequence ATGTTTAGCAAAATCCTCATAGCCAATCGCGGTGAGATCGCCTGCCGGGTGATCGATACGGCGAAAAAGATGGGCATTGCGACGGTCGCCGTTTATTCAGACGCCGACAAGGATGCGTTGCATGTGCGGATGGCCGATGAGGCCGTCCATATCGGTCCGGCCACCGCATCGCAAAGCTACCTCGATATCGAAAAGATTGTTGCGGCCTGCAAGCAGACCGGCGCTGCGGCGGTGCATCCGGGGTATGGGTTCCTGTCGGAAAACCCGGCCTTTGCCGAACGCCTGCGGCAGGAGGGGATCTATTTTATCGGACCGCCGGTCAAATCCATCGAGGCGATGGGGGACAAGATCACCTCCAAGAAAATCGCCGCCGAAGCGGGGGTTTCGACGGTTCCGGGCCATATGGGGCTGATCGCGGATGCCGCCGAAGCGGCCAAAATCGCCAAGTCCATCGGCTATCCGGTGATGATCAAGGCGTCGGCCGGCGGTGGTGGCAAGGGCATGCGGATCGCGCGTTCGGACACGGATGTCAAGGAAGCCTTCGAGCGCTCGAAATCGGAAGCCGCAGCCTCGTTCGGCGATGATCGGATCTTTATCGAGAAATATATCGAAGAGCCGCGCCACATTGAAATTCAGGTGCTGGCCGACGGGCAGGGCAATTGCATCCATCTGGGCGAGCGCGAATGTTCCATCCAGCGCCGCAACCAGAAAGTGATCGAGGAGGCGCCATCGCCGTTTCTCGATGCCCAAACGCGCGAGAAGATGGGCGCGCAGGCGGTGGCGCTTGCAAAGGCGGTCAATTATGTCAGCGCCGGGACTGTCGAATTCATCGTCGACAGGGACCGCAATTTCTATTTCCTTGAAATGAACACGCGGCTGCAGGTCGAACATCCGGTGACCGAACTGGTGACCGGGCTCGATCTGGTCGAAGAAATGATCCGCATTGCCGACGGTGAAGCGCTACGGTGGAGCCAGGAGGACGTCAAGCTGGAAGGATGGGCGGTCGAAGCGCGGATTTATGCCGAAGATCCTTATCGCAATTTTTTGCCCTCCACGGGGCGGCTCAGGCGCTATCGCCCGCCCGCCGAGGAGGCCTCGGCGCACCTCGTCGTTCGCAACGATACCGGCGTCGACGAGGGCGGCGAAATCAGCCCTTACTACGACCCGATGGTGGCAAAGCTTGTGACCTGGGCTCCCACGCGTATCGAGGCGATCGACGGATTGGCCGTGGCGCTGGATCAGTTCGAAATCGAAGGGATCGGCAACAATATTCCGTTCCTCTCGGCGGTGACCCAGCAGAAGCGTTTCCGCGAGGGGCTGCTCTCGACCAACTATATCGCTGATGAATTTCCCGAAGGATTTTCGGGCGTCGCGCTTGACGATGATACATTGCTGACGCTGGCCGCGCTCGCCTGCCGGGCCAGTTTTCAGCTCGAAACGCGCGGATTTATCGAACCCGCGCCGCTCAGCAGCGGACATGTGATCGCAGAACGGAGCGTGCTGATCGGGGATCGGCGCTGGGATTTTTCCATTCCCAAATCCGACGAGTCCTTCGTGCTGATGACCGATGATGGCCAGCCCCTGCTTATCGAGGACGGCTGGCAGCCGGGTGCGAGCCTGACGGCGACGGAAATCGATGGCCGCACGTTGCATGTGAAGATGGACCGGGTGACCTCGGGCTTCCGCATGCGCTATCGCGGGGCCGATATTGTCGCCAAGGTGGTGATGCCGCATGTGGCCGATCTGATGCGCCATATGCTCAAAAAGACGCCCCCTGACATGAGCCAGTTCCTCTTGTGTCCGATGCCGGGGCAGATCGTGCGCCTGGACGTGGCCGAGGGCGATATCGTCGAGGAAGGCCAGCCCTTGGCCATTGTCGAAGCAATGAAGATGGAAAATGTCCTGCGCGCCGAGCGCAAGGCCCGGGTCGCCGGCCTCAAAGCGGTGGCAGGGGACGTGCTGGCCGTCGATGCGGTCATAATGGAGTTTGAGGCCGTGTGA
- the mce gene encoding methylmalonyl-CoA epimerase — MIGRVNHIAIAVPDLEAAARRYRELLGASVSGVQELPDHGVRVVFVDVGNTKVELLEAFGEGSPIAAFLERNPDGGMHHICYEVADIGAAIRRLTEGGARVLGDGKPKIGAHGLPVVFLHPKAFDGTLIELEEVKPDFAPA, encoded by the coding sequence ATGATCGGACGGGTCAATCATATCGCCATTGCGGTGCCCGACCTCGAGGCGGCGGCGCGCCGGTATCGTGAGCTGCTTGGCGCCAGCGTGTCGGGTGTACAGGAATTGCCAGATCACGGCGTCCGGGTGGTGTTCGTCGATGTGGGAAACACCAAGGTCGAACTGCTTGAAGCGTTTGGAGAAGGTTCGCCCATCGCGGCGTTTCTCGAACGCAATCCTGACGGCGGCATGCATCATATCTGCTATGAAGTCGCCGATATCGGGGCGGCAATCCGCCGGCTCACGGAAGGCGGAGCACGCGTGCTTGGCGACGGAAAGCCCAAAATAGGCGCGCATGGGCTGCCTGTGGTTTTCCTCCACCCCAAGGCCTTCGATGGCACGCTCATCGAGCTTGAAGAGGTCAAACCTGACTTCGCACCCGCCTAA
- a CDS encoding acyl-CoA carboxylase subunit beta, which translates to MQDVIDALEEKRQHARMGGGAKRIEAQHAKGKLTARERIDVLLDPGSFEEYDMFVTHRTRDFGMDEQIIPGDGVVTGWGTINGRLTYVFSQDFTVFGGSLSETHAQKICKIMDLAVQNGAPVIGLNDSGGARIQEGVASLGGYAEVFWRNVQASGAVPQISVIMGPCAGGAVYSPAMTDFIYMVKDTSYMFVTGPDVVKTVTNESVTHEELGGASTHTRISSVADAAFENDIETLLEVRRLFDFLPLSAREKAPKVATNDQIDRREDSLDTLIPANANTPYDMREVIEKIADERDFLELQKDHAGNILIGFIRLNGQSVGVVANQPMVLAGCLDINASKKAARFIRFCDSFDIPILTFVDVPGFLPGVAQEYGGIIKHGAKLLFAYAEATVPKVTVITRKAYGGAYDVMSSKHIRADVNYAWPSAEIAVMGARGATEILYRSELDDAEKIAARTKEYEDRFANPFVAAERGFIDDVIMPHNTRRRVARAFESLKHKQAHVPIKKHGNIPL; encoded by the coding sequence ATGCAGGATGTTATCGATGCGCTCGAAGAAAAGCGCCAACACGCGCGGATGGGCGGGGGCGCAAAGCGCATCGAAGCGCAACATGCCAAGGGCAAGCTGACGGCCCGCGAAAGGATCGACGTTCTGCTCGATCCGGGTAGTTTTGAAGAATACGACATGTTCGTCACCCACCGCACCCGCGATTTCGGGATGGACGAGCAGATCATCCCGGGCGATGGCGTGGTGACCGGATGGGGAACGATCAACGGACGGCTCACCTACGTGTTTTCCCAGGATTTTACGGTTTTCGGCGGCTCGCTGTCGGAAACCCATGCGCAGAAAATCTGCAAGATCATGGACCTTGCCGTCCAGAACGGTGCGCCGGTGATCGGGCTCAACGACAGCGGCGGGGCACGCATTCAAGAGGGCGTCGCCTCGCTGGGCGGTTACGCGGAAGTCTTCTGGCGTAACGTGCAGGCATCGGGCGCGGTACCGCAGATTTCGGTGATCATGGGGCCATGCGCGGGTGGGGCCGTCTATTCGCCAGCCATGACCGATTTCATCTACATGGTCAAAGACACGAGCTACATGTTCGTGACCGGGCCGGACGTCGTCAAGACGGTCACCAATGAGAGCGTGACCCATGAGGAACTGGGCGGAGCTTCGACGCACACCAGAATTTCCTCAGTGGCCGATGCGGCGTTCGAAAACGATATCGAAACGCTGCTCGAAGTGCGGCGCCTGTTCGATTTTCTGCCGCTCTCGGCGCGCGAAAAGGCGCCAAAGGTGGCCACAAATGACCAGATCGACCGGCGCGAGGACAGTCTCGATACCCTGATCCCCGCCAATGCGAACACGCCCTATGACATGCGCGAGGTGATCGAGAAAATCGCTGATGAGCGCGATTTTCTCGAACTGCAAAAGGACCATGCCGGCAACATCCTTATCGGGTTCATCCGGCTCAACGGACAGAGCGTGGGTGTTGTCGCCAACCAGCCCATGGTGCTTGCGGGGTGCCTCGATATCAACGCATCGAAAAAGGCCGCGCGGTTCATCCGCTTCTGCGACAGTTTCGATATCCCCATCCTGACCTTCGTTGACGTGCCCGGCTTTCTTCCCGGCGTGGCGCAGGAATATGGCGGCATTATCAAGCATGGCGCCAAGCTGCTGTTCGCCTATGCCGAGGCGACTGTGCCCAAGGTCACCGTCATTACGCGCAAGGCCTATGGCGGGGCTTATGACGTGATGAGCTCAAAGCACATCCGCGCCGATGTGAACTATGCCTGGCCGAGCGCGGAAATCGCCGTGATGGGCGCCAGGGGAGCAACTGAAATCCTTTATCGCTCGGAACTGGACGATGCCGAAAAGATCGCGGCACGGACAAAAGAGTACGAAGACCGGTTCGCCAACCCGTTCGTTGCCGCCGAGCGCGGCTTCATCGACGACGTCATCATGCCCCACAACACGCGCCGCCGCGTGGCACGGGCGTTCGAGAGCCTTAAACACAAGCAGGCGCATGTGCCGATCAAAAAGCATGGGAATATTCCGCTGTGA
- a CDS encoding adenylate cyclase, whose product MPEGRVYAEDEQIAVRQALDELLAWSAMARSPRLSAFLTYIVNAALSGNSGSVKAYSIAVDVFERSEDFDPQSDPIVRVQARRLRGLLEEFDRLGLGQAPVRIVLPVGRYVPEFIARESPGVVADGDGEKVSNVTEEAGGARPPQAPSRSIWVAGAAAALLLLASLYFWPELGQRTSSTPALVQPKLPLVIVEDFENLTDDQRGTPLVAGLALELVTDINQFSDLSARYGGPQADPDLVERANGGVYVLSGVARRSPRGLLYSILLQDTPTRAVIATFEVEVPLDDGTPGLNLQDVSEEFSLRLGSPRGPLHKAARNWIETHADEGLVLEPYPCLVAYSMFREQRATFDAGALERCARQSPVRDWPEGAAIQAVLTADEGWRVGPDTAEGEALVERGRDLAEQALSREPTSGFNWAQRAYVAFLAGEVGHSRDFYNTAVQLNPAMVDVLADYGYVESLNGNWEAARALSQRALSVEVNPPDFYSIVPTLWAMREGDYAQAAALGERMVSAAPDFGVAVMVAAGGQLRDADIINAYLPRLLASQRFRRLGIMPALRQYVLDPGLLRAISGGIISAGVPLDRLAHPF is encoded by the coding sequence ATGCCGGAGGGGCGGGTGTATGCCGAGGACGAACAGATTGCGGTTCGCCAAGCGCTCGATGAGCTTCTGGCCTGGTCGGCCATGGCGCGCTCGCCAAGGCTGTCGGCCTTCCTGACTTACATCGTGAACGCTGCCCTGTCGGGAAATTCCGGGTCTGTAAAGGCCTATTCCATAGCGGTCGATGTTTTCGAAAGAAGCGAAGACTTCGATCCGCAATCAGATCCGATCGTAAGGGTTCAAGCGCGCCGATTGCGAGGCCTGCTCGAGGAGTTCGACAGGCTCGGTCTGGGCCAGGCGCCTGTGCGGATCGTCTTGCCGGTGGGGCGCTATGTTCCAGAATTCATTGCGCGCGAGAGCCCTGGCGTGGTTGCCGACGGCGACGGCGAAAAGGTGTCCAACGTCACCGAGGAGGCCGGTGGAGCGCGGCCGCCACAGGCGCCATCAAGGTCGATCTGGGTGGCCGGTGCAGCAGCAGCGCTGCTGCTCCTCGCTTCGCTCTATTTCTGGCCGGAGCTGGGGCAGCGCACCTCATCTACGCCAGCGCTGGTTCAACCCAAGTTGCCTCTGGTCATCGTCGAGGATTTCGAAAATCTTACCGACGATCAGCGCGGCACGCCACTCGTCGCCGGACTGGCGCTCGAACTCGTTACCGACATCAATCAGTTTTCCGATCTATCGGCCCGCTATGGCGGACCACAGGCCGATCCCGACCTGGTCGAACGGGCCAATGGCGGGGTTTATGTGCTTTCGGGTGTGGCACGGCGATCGCCGCGTGGACTTCTTTATTCCATCCTCTTGCAAGATACTCCCACGCGTGCGGTGATCGCCACGTTCGAAGTGGAGGTGCCGCTAGATGACGGCACTCCTGGCCTGAATTTGCAGGACGTCTCGGAAGAGTTCTCGCTGCGGCTCGGGAGCCCGAGAGGGCCGCTCCATAAAGCAGCGCGGAACTGGATCGAGACCCATGCGGACGAAGGCCTTGTTCTTGAGCCCTATCCCTGCCTTGTCGCCTATTCGATGTTCCGCGAGCAACGCGCGACGTTCGACGCTGGTGCGCTCGAGCGCTGTGCGCGTCAATCGCCGGTCCGGGACTGGCCGGAAGGCGCGGCGATCCAGGCCGTTCTGACGGCAGACGAGGGGTGGCGTGTTGGCCCGGATACTGCAGAGGGGGAGGCTCTTGTCGAACGGGGCCGCGATTTGGCTGAACAGGCCCTCAGCCGGGAGCCAACGAGCGGGTTCAACTGGGCGCAGAGGGCCTATGTTGCATTCCTTGCCGGGGAGGTCGGCCATTCGCGCGACTTTTATAACACTGCGGTGCAGCTCAATCCGGCGATGGTCGATGTGCTTGCAGATTATGGATATGTGGAAAGTCTGAACGGCAATTGGGAGGCGGCACGGGCCCTGTCGCAGCGCGCGCTTTCGGTTGAGGTCAATCCGCCCGATTTCTATTCCATCGTCCCGACTTTGTGGGCAATGCGCGAGGGCGATTATGCCCAGGCGGCGGCGTTGGGCGAACGCATGGTCTCGGCTGCTCCCGATTTCGGGGTTGCCGTGATGGTTGCGGCAGGCGGGCAGTTGCGGGATGCCGACATCATAAATGCCTATCTCCCCCGACTGCTGGCGAGCCAGCGCTTCAGGCGGCTCGGCATCATGCCGGCATTGCGTCAGTATGTGCTCGACCCGGGCCTGCTGCGAGCCATTTCGGGCGGCATCATCAGCGCAGGGGTGCCACTCGACCGGCTGGCCCATCCTTTCTGA
- a CDS encoding MDR family oxidoreductase translates to MSFRALFTDKGASGSVASRITELDEARLPEGNVLVGIDWAGFNYKDGMVLSGIGGLVRDYPHVGGVDFAGRVIESTDGRYHPGQAVVLTGWRVGEWHWGGFSTRARVNADWLVPLPREISTRSAMVLGTAGLTAMLAVNRLKSEGIKPGDGDILVTGAGGGVGSMAVLLLARLGYKVHAMTGRADLADDLRALGATEVVGREVLEPSSKKLLGTRWIGAVDSVGGAPLGEMLKQIHTGGCVAAVGLAAGDGWDASVIPFILRGITLAGIDSVMQPFEARMAAWDRLSTLFGFSVYERMVREVGLEDLVDVSRDILAGKIKGRVIVSPKG, encoded by the coding sequence ATGAGTTTCAGAGCGCTGTTTACCGACAAGGGCGCGAGCGGCAGTGTTGCGTCGAGGATCACCGAACTCGATGAGGCTCGATTGCCCGAGGGCAATGTGCTGGTCGGCATCGACTGGGCGGGGTTCAACTACAAGGACGGCATGGTCCTTTCGGGCATCGGCGGGCTGGTGCGCGACTATCCCCATGTGGGGGGTGTCGATTTCGCCGGGCGGGTGATCGAAAGCACCGACGGGCGCTATCATCCCGGACAGGCTGTGGTGTTGACCGGCTGGCGGGTCGGGGAATGGCACTGGGGCGGGTTTTCCACGCGGGCCCGGGTGAATGCCGACTGGCTGGTGCCGCTGCCCAGGGAGATTTCGACGCGAAGCGCCATGGTGCTGGGCACGGCGGGGCTGACGGCGATGCTGGCGGTCAACCGGCTCAAATCGGAGGGCATCAAGCCCGGAGACGGCGACATCCTGGTCACTGGCGCTGGCGGGGGAGTTGGCTCCATGGCGGTGCTGTTGCTGGCGCGACTTGGGTACAAGGTTCATGCCATGACCGGGCGGGCAGACCTCGCGGACGATCTCCGGGCGCTCGGGGCGACTGAAGTCGTGGGCCGCGAGGTCCTGGAACCGAGTTCCAAAAAGCTTCTGGGGACGCGCTGGATCGGGGCAGTCGACAGCGTAGGTGGTGCGCCGCTGGGCGAGATGCTCAAGCAAATCCACACGGGCGGCTGCGTCGCGGCGGTGGGGCTGGCGGCCGGCGATGGGTGGGATGCGAGTGTCATTCCCTTCATTCTGCGCGGGATAACGCTGGCCGGGATCGATAGCGTCATGCAGCCTTTCGAGGCACGCATGGCGGCGTGGGATCGACTTTCCACGCTGTTCGGGTTCAGCGTTTATGAACGGATGGTGCGCGAAGTTGGCCTTGAGGACCTTGTCGATGTTTCCAGAGACATTCTGGCCGGCAAGATCAAAGGGCGGGTCATCGTGTCGCCCAAGGGCTAA
- the murD gene encoding UDP-N-acetylmuramoyl-L-alanine--D-glutamate ligase, which yields MHIEGPVLLYGAGREARSTAAFLRRTYPDLELFVTTDDGVAELEGASFIPPDKANEVSRFGTIVKSPGVSLYKPIFEVARAAGVPITSNLNIWGAHFREGRTVVAISGTKGKSTTATLVHLMLEKSGVDVVLAGNVGIPPLDAAGSAQTVVLELSSYQTADIDFAPDIAAISNLYPEHVDWHGGLDAYYRDKLNLIAKGPKMVAIGPQAATVERVISTIPATTRRIPPLDIELADEILMAAMNSRLKGAHNHDNARLAAAIALAAGATREGIFAGIEAFIPLPHRLEEVMVGDILFVDDSISTTPEATKVALAAYKGKKIALIAGGHERQQDYTDLANLMGLTSVVMLCSLPVTGTRLAQAVRDNTPIPIAECSTLDEAMQALASAGHIFDTVILSPGAPSYNQFKNFEERGDRFKALARQHFG from the coding sequence ATGCACATTGAAGGCCCGGTTCTTCTTTACGGCGCTGGCCGCGAGGCCCGTTCCACGGCGGCATTCCTGCGCCGCACCTATCCCGACCTTGAGTTGTTCGTCACTACCGATGACGGTGTGGCCGAACTCGAGGGCGCCAGCTTCATTCCGCCCGATAAGGCAAACGAGGTTTCGCGCTTCGGCACCATCGTCAAAAGCCCCGGCGTGTCGCTCTATAAGCCGATCTTCGAGGTGGCGCGGGCCGCCGGTGTGCCGATAACCTCGAACCTCAATATCTGGGGCGCTCATTTTCGCGAGGGCCGCACGGTGGTCGCGATTTCGGGCACCAAGGGCAAATCGACCACGGCAACGCTGGTTCATCTGATGCTGGAAAAATCCGGGGTCGATGTGGTGCTGGCCGGCAATGTGGGTATCCCGCCGCTGGACGCCGCCGGCAGCGCGCAGACCGTGGTGCTCGAACTCTCCTCCTACCAGACCGCCGATATCGATTTCGCCCCCGACATCGCGGCGATCTCCAACCTCTATCCCGAGCATGTCGATTGGCACGGCGGGCTCGATGCCTATTACCGCGACAAGCTCAACCTGATCGCCAAGGGTCCCAAAATGGTGGCCATCGGCCCGCAGGCCGCCACGGTCGAGCGCGTCATCAGCACAATTCCCGCCACGACCAGACGCATCCCGCCGCTCGACATCGAGCTTGCCGACGAAATCCTGATGGCGGCGATGAATTCGCGGCTCAAAGGCGCCCATAATCACGACAATGCGAGGCTGGCCGCTGCCATCGCGCTCGCTGCCGGCGCCACGAGGGAAGGAATATTTGCGGGCATCGAGGCCTTCATTCCCCTTCCCCATCGGCTCGAGGAAGTGATGGTCGGCGACATTCTTTTCGTCGACGATTCGATTTCCACGACCCCTGAAGCAACCAAGGTGGCGCTCGCTGCCTACAAGGGCAAAAAGATTGCCCTGATCGCCGGCGGCCATGAGCGCCAGCAGGATTATACCGATCTCGCTAATCTGATGGGCCTGACCAGTGTCGTGATGCTGTGCTCGCTGCCGGTCACCGGCACGCGGCTCGCCCAGGCCGTGCGCGACAACACCCCGATCCCCATCGCCGAGTGCTCGACGCTGGATGAGGCCATGCAAGCGCTGGCCAGCGCCGGCCACATCTTCGATACCGTCATCCTCTCGCCGGGCGCGCCGAGTTACAACCAGTTCAAGAATTTCGAGGAGCGCGGCGACCGGTTCAAGGCCCTCGCCCGCCAGCATTTCGGCTGA
- a CDS encoding DMT family transporter, whose translation MTYVFLLCAIVAEVIATSALKAANGFTNLVPSVIVIVGYAAAFYFLSLTLRTLPVGIAYAIWSGLGIVLISLVGWVIYRQALDLPAILGMGLIIAGVIVINAFSRAGH comes from the coding sequence ATGACCTATGTCTTTCTGCTCTGCGCCATCGTCGCTGAGGTGATCGCGACTTCCGCCCTCAAGGCCGCCAACGGCTTCACCAACCTTGTGCCATCTGTCATCGTGATCGTGGGCTATGCGGCGGCGTTCTATTTCCTATCGCTCACCCTGCGCACCCTGCCGGTCGGCATCGCCTATGCGATCTGGTCGGGATTGGGGATCGTCCTGATCTCGCTCGTTGGCTGGGTGATCTACAGGCAGGCGCTCGACCTGCCTGCAATTCTTGGCATGGGGCTGATCATTGCGGGGGTCATCGTCATCAACGCCTTTTCACGGGCGGGGCACTGA